The Mercurialis annua linkage group LG8, ddMerAnnu1.2, whole genome shotgun sequence genome window below encodes:
- the LOC126660700 gene encoding uncharacterized protein LOC126660700 isoform X1 — MASDLVHFLSSRVSTTFINLLCLYCCEITSSVTSIEQGGATHVAITCNREVVKLPILAATNMDDQELTESMRKLLIVMQRLDDKIAPMLEADGELTDVADMGNDAARLQLVSLQQISQVSLLRDVNANE; from the exons ATGGCATCTGATTTGGTTCATTTTCTCTCTTCTAGGGTTTCAACAACCTTCATCAACCTCCTCTGCCTCTACTGCTGTGAAATCACATCATCTGTTACTTCAATTGAGCAG GGAGGAGCTACTCATGTAGCTATAACTTGTAACCGAGAAGTAGTGAAGCTTCCG ATCCTTGCTGCAACTAACATGGACGATCAAGAACTCACAGAAAGCATGAGAAAGCTTTTGATTGTCATGCAAAGACTGGATGACAAAATTGCTCCGATGCTAGAAGCAGATGGAGAACTAACAG ATGTTGCTGATATGGGAAATGATGCTGCCAGGCTCCAACTAGTTTCGCTCCAGCAAATTTCGCAGGTCTCATTACTCAGAGACGTAAATGCAAACGAGTAA
- the LOC126660700 gene encoding uncharacterized protein LOC126660700 isoform X2 — MASDLVHFLSSRVSTTFINLLCLYCCEITSSVTSIEQGGATHVAITCNREVVKLPILAATNMDDQELTESMRKLLIVMQRLDDKIAPMLEADGELTVDVGGNISYMMMGCTEC, encoded by the exons ATGGCATCTGATTTGGTTCATTTTCTCTCTTCTAGGGTTTCAACAACCTTCATCAACCTCCTCTGCCTCTACTGCTGTGAAATCACATCATCTGTTACTTCAATTGAGCAG GGAGGAGCTACTCATGTAGCTATAACTTGTAACCGAGAAGTAGTGAAGCTTCCG ATCCTTGCTGCAACTAACATGGACGATCAAGAACTCACAGAAAGCATGAGAAAGCTTTTGATTGTCATGCAAAGACTGGATGACAAAATTGCTCCGATGCTAGAAGCAGATGGAGAACTAACAG TGGATGTAGGAGGAAATATATCTTACATGATGATGGGTTGTACGGAATGTTGA
- the LOC126660373 gene encoding SAC3 family protein A: protein MMNQGVSMQTVSSVDSNSLETRYSVDASQPHASLYYSSTSGQPEAVSWTMHRVDNCSAENGTPSTSTFHLDQSVEPPTKNIQNNLNATSLACSSSLGAASTSQEYSSFASYSNATDPYGYASTGYPGYYSNYQQQPNHSYSQQQPNHAYSQQQTNQGYSQQQPNQGYSQQQPNQGYSQQQPNHGYTQQQPNHAYSQQQPNQAYSQPVGAYQNSGAPYQPLSSFQNTGSYSGTSSYSATYYNPGDYQTSGAYPSNGYSNQTTPWNDGNYANYTTQQYSNYTPDTTSAYSSTSAAATSMNYQQQYKQWADYYNQTEVTCAPGTEHLSASSAANQGTSSSGLTSGYPNSNGQPPLSFTPSWNPESTPSELPSVQAAGATGGAHDSYWSSTFQNHNVSPMQPHFQKSLDPTSYDNFQEQQKTVSQAPITQYPAHQVSQHYQPSIQSFPSLDTRRVSKVQIPTNPKIASNLALGLSKTDKDCSIPGAAAKPAYISVSMPKPNDKSVSNDAADGMLKPGVFPNSLRFYVEKALKRCREQCKNDPQTKVCQAMMKEIISKATADGTLHTRDWDMEPLFPLPNTVFSDKESSQSSSPVASLPKYKRSPNRRSKSRWEPLPEEKLAEKPVSVGNADVIGGVWGRKPLSGNSESKADAFSNIKFSLPQHKTFSKSAQRPLKKQRLLDGVNNAENGDSSSDSDKEQSLTAYYSGAVALANSPEEKKKRESRSKRFERRQGHRPEINYFKPKHAGAGSLYSKRASALMLSKNFDDGGSRAVEDIDWDALTVKGTCQEIEKRYLRLTSAPDPSTVRPEEVLEKALLMVQMSQKNYLHKCDQLKSIRQDLTVQRIQNHLTVRVYETHARLALEAGDLPEYNQCQSQLKTLYAEGIEGCHMEFAAYNLLCVILHSSNNRDLVSSMSRLTEEAKKDKAVKHALSVRAAVTSGNYVMFFRLFKGAPNLNTCLMDLCVEKMRYKAVTCMSRSYRPTVPVSYIAQVLGFSTVGEGDDQTEPLGLEECIEWLKAHGACLITDNSGELQLDAKASSSSLFIPEPEDAVSHGDANLAVEDFLARTSL from the exons ATGATGAATCAAGGAGTTAGTATGCAGACTGTATCTTCTGTCGATTCGAATTCACTTGag ACTCGATATTCTGTTGATGCAAGCCAACCACATGCTTCGTTATATTATTCATCCACAAGTGGGCAGCCTGAAGCTGTTTCTTGGACCATGCATAGGGTAGATAACTGCTCTGCAGAGAATGGAACTCCGTCCACATCCACTTTTCATCTGGATCAGTCAGTAGAGCCTCCCACAAAAAATATCCAGAATAACCTGAATGCAACTTCTCTTGCTTGCTCATCGAGTTTGGGGGCAGCAAGCACCTCACAAGAATATAGTAGCTTTGCATCATATTCTAATGCTACAGATCCGTATGGTTATGCAAGCACGGGATATCCAGGGTACTATAGTAACTATCAACAgcaacctaaccattcttactCTCAGCAGCAGCCCAACCATGCATACTCCCAACAGCAGACCAACCAAGGATACTCTCAGCAGCAGCCAAACCAAGGATACTCTCAGCAGCAGCCCAACCAAGGATACTCTCAGCAGCAGCCCAACCATGGATACACTCAGCAGCAGCCCAACCATGCATACTCTCAGCAGCAGCCTAACCAAGCGTACTCTCAGCCTGTAGGAGCATATCAAAACTCAGGTGCTCCTTATCAGCCTCTTTCCTCATTTCAGAATACAGGGTCTTATTCTGGGACTTCAAGTTATTCAGCCACTTATTACAATCCTGGTGATTATCAGACATCTGGAGCTTACCCGAGTAACGGATACAGTAATCAGACTACACCGTGGAACGATGGGAATTATGCAAACTATACAACTCAGCAATATTCAAACTACACTCCAGACACAACAAGTGCATATAGTTCTACGAGCGCAGCTGCGACTTCAATGAATTACCAACAGCAGTACAAGCAATGGGCAGATTATTACAATCAAACAGAAGTAACTTGTGCACCTGGGACAGAACATTTGTCTGCTTCTAGTGCAGCAAACCAGGGAACTTCATCCTCTGGTCTTACTTCTGGGTATCCAAATTCCAACGGCCAGCCTCCCTTATCATTCACACCCTCTTGGAATCCAGAATCCACTCCATCTGAGTTGCCTTCTGTGCAG GCTGCAGGAGCAACTGGTGGTGCTCATGATAGCTACTGGTCTTCGACTTTTCAAAATCACAATGTTAGTCCTATGCAACCACACTTTCAAAAGTCTTTGGATCCAACATCTTATGACAATTTTCAGGAACAACAGAAAACTGTTTCTCAAGCCCCTATTACGCAATATCCTGCACATCAGGTGTCCCAACATTATCAACCTTCTATACAATCATTTCCGTCGCTTGATACAAGAAGAGTAAGCAAAGTGCAGATTCCTACAAATCCTAAAATTGCTTCAAATTTGGCTCTGGGTTTATCAAAAACCGATAAGGATTGTTCTATACCCGGTGCAGCAGCAAAACCTGCTTATATTTCTGTCTCTATGCCAAAGCCAAATGACAAATCAGTGTCTAATGATGCAGCTGATGGCATGCTTAAG CCTGGTGTGTTCCCCAATTCATTGCGCTTTTATGTTGAAAAGGCTTTGAAACGCTGTCGAGAACAGTGTAAAAATGACCCTCAAACGAAAGTTTGTCAGGCCATGATGAAGGAG ATCATTTCCAAGGCAACTGCTGATGGTACACTTCACACTCGAGATTGGGATATGGAGCCTCTTTTTCCGTTACCAAACACTGTTTTTTCTGACAAGGA GAGTTCACAATCTTCAAGTCCTGTTGCTTCATTACCAAAGTACAAAAGGAGCCCAAACAGAAGGTCCAAAAGTAGGTGGGAGCCTTTACCTGAGGAGAAATTAGCTGAAAAGCCCGTTTCAGTCGGTAATGCTGATGTAATAGGTGGTGTCTGGGGTAGAAAG CCTTTAAGTGGGAATTCTGAGAGCAAGGCTGATGCTTTCAGTAATATTAAGTTCTCCTTACCACAGCATAAAACTTTTAGTAAAAGTGCCCAGAGGCCATTGAAGAAGCAACGCCTTCTCGACGGTGTTAATAATGCTGAAAATGGCGATTCATCAAGTGATAGTGATAAGGAACAAAGTTTGACGGCTTATTATTCTGGTGCAGTAGCACTTGCAAATTCACCAGAGGAAAAAAAGAAACGTGAAAGTCGCTCAAAGCGATTTGAAAGACGGCAAGGGCATCGGCcagaaattaattatttcaaacCAAAACATGCTGGAGCTGGAAGCTTGTACAGTAAACGGGCTAGTGCGTTGATGCTTAGCAAAAACTTTGATGATGGTGGAAGCAGGGCTGTCGAAGACATTGACTGGGATGCTCTAACTGTTAAGGGGACCTGCCAGGAAATTGAAAAACGATACTTGCGCCTCACTTCTGCACCGGATCCTTCCACT GTGAGACCAGAAGAAGTGCTAGAGAAAGCCTTGCTTATGGTTCAAATGTCTCAGAAAAACTATCTGCATAAATGCGATCAATTGAAGTCCATCCGCCAGGATTTAACTGTACAGCGAATACAAAATCATCTTACTGTTAGG GTGTATGAAACTCATGCTCGGTTAGCATTGGAAGCAGGGGACTTGCCTGAGTATAACCAG TGTCAGTCACAGTTAAAAACTCTTTATGCTGAAGGAATTGAAGGATGCCATATGGAGTTTGCAGCTTACAACTTACTTTGTGTTATCTTGCACTCTAGTAACAACAGAGATCTTGTATCATCAATGTCAAG ATTAACCGAGGAAGCAAAGAAAGATAAAGCTGTTAAGCATGCCCTATCTGTTCGTGCGGCAGTAACTTCAGGAAACTATGTTATGTTCTTTAGACTGTTCAAGGGAGCTCCTAACTTAAACACTTGCCTTATGG ATCTTTGTGTTGAAAAGATGCGGTACAAGGCAGTAACCTGCATGTCCCGGTCGTATCGCCCTACTGTACCTGTTTCATACATTGCTCAGGTTTTGGGCTTCTCCACTGTTGGTGAAGGAGATGATCAGACGGAGCCTCTAGGTTTAGAGGAATGTATTGAATGGTTGAAAGCACATGGTGCATGCCTCATTACAGATAACAGTGGAGAATTGCAGCTTGATGCTAAG GCTTCATCATCTAGTCTCTTCATTCCGGAACCTGAGGATGCGGTCTCACATGGAGATGCTAACCTTGCTGTAGAAGATTTTCTCGCACGGACGTCATTGTAG